TGCCGGCGCCGGGGCCGCCGCCCCGGACGGTGCTGCCACGGCCCCAGCCCCAGCCGCCGCCGACGACGTGGTGGTAGCGGGGGTAGGCGGTGGTCATCCGTTCGAGCAGGATCACCGAGCCGGCGGCGATCGGCAGGATCACCACCGAGTCGTCGTCGTAGCGCAGGTAGACGCCGCTGCCGTCGACATACTGGTCGGCGGGCTGCCAGGTGTCGGTGATCTCCTTCGACACCTGGCTCGGCGTCCTGCCCGAGGTGTACGCGAGCGCGTCGGAGCCGAGATCCCGACTCGCCGCCCGGCGGTAGTGGCCCTCGACGTACCCGCGCGGGGAGAAGTTGCCGTAGAAGATCGCGAAGGCGGCGACCAGCGCGCCGATCACGGCGACCGCCACGCCCACCACGAACCAGCGTCGGTACGTCACAGTGCCACCACCGTCTCGGTCAGGACCAGTTCGTTGGTCTGGGGGTACGCGTGCCAGGTGCGCCAGGCCACCGAGCCGTCCGGCGGGTCGGGGCGGACGGCGAGCGCGGTGACCGCGTCGACGTCGCCGGGGAAGACCCCGACCAGCGCGTACGGGTCGCCGGCCAGCTCGGCGCGGAGCGCGGCGACCCGGGTGCGCAGGCCGTCCCCGGCCGGCCGCAGCACCGTGGCGGTGAACCGGTAGCCGGCGGCCTCGTCGTGCAGGCTGTCGGGCAGGTGCGGTGGCCGGCCGGGCAGGCACGCGACGGTCTCGGTGAGGTCGCCGCAGACCACCTGGTGCGAGGCGCCGAGCAGGCGCAGCCGCAGCCGCAGCCCGCCCGGCAGGGTCAGCTCGCGGACGTGCAGGGCGGGGCGTTCGGGGCCGCCGAGGGCCAGGCTCAGGTCGGCGGCGCGGGTGTCGACGTACGGGGCGTCCAGCGCGACGAGCACGCTCAGCCCACCTTCTCCGGGCCACCCTGCGGGTAGATCATCACCTCGGCGCGGTGCAGCCTCTCGCCGAGGTTCACCTCCCAGCCGGCCTCCCCGTACGCCTCGAAGGAGAGCCGGGCCCCGCCGGGCGCCTGGTAGTCGTGGTAGCGCATGGTGCCGCGCGGGTCGAGGCCGGTGCCCTCGGTGGCGGTGTAGCGCGCCTGCCCGGACTCGTCCCAGTGGTAGCGGCGGCCGGCGACCTCCAGCGTCGGGGCGCCCGGGGTGACGGTGGCGGAGGGTTCCCTGGTCCAGAGCACCAGCTCCAGGTCCGGGTCCTCCTCGACGGAGAGCCAGCGCTTCACCCCGCCGGCGTCGTCGAGCAGGTGCTCCGCCCAGCTCCAGCCGCCCTCGACCAGGTGCACCGAGCCGCGCACGGTGTACGGCACCTGGCGGACCTCCACGACGTCGCCGGGCTTGAGCTTGCGGGGGTCGCCGCGCAGCGCGTCGGCGTCCCGGTCGCGGAACGGGTCGCCGGGGGCCGGCGGGCGCGGCCCGGGCCGGGCCTTGCGCATCGCCACCACGGCGATCACGACGCCGGCCACCCCGACCAGACACCCCAGCGTCGCCACCAGGTATGCCATCGAACCGTTCACGGCCGCCTCCCCCCAACGTGTATCGGCGGAGACGGTAACAACCCGACGCACGCGCGCCGAAGCGCCGTTCGCTGAGTGAGAGGTCAGCTACGCGAGGTCCCGTCCCCGGCGGACGACTGCTCCGGACCGCCGTCGCCCGGGGTGTCCCGCCGGTCGGCGGCGTCCGGCCGGTCGGCGGCGTCGCCGGCGTCCGAGGTGGTCGCCGTCGGGGCGGCGGGTGGGTGGGCGAGGTGCAGCGCCGGGTCGGGGCAGGCCAGGTAGCCCGGCGGGAGGGTGGGCCAGACCGGCTGGCCCGGCGGCGGGTACGCCGGTCCGTAGCCGTACCCCGGCGGCGGGTACGCCGGACCGTAGCCGTACCCGTAGACCGGCCAGGGGCCGGCGGGCGGGACCGGGGCCGCGCCCCGGAACCAGCGACGCGAGTCGGGGACCATGAGCAGCACCACCACGGCCGCGGTCAGGGCCAGCACCAGCAGGACGCCGAGACCGCCGGCGGCGGAGGCCACCGCGCCCGGGCCGTCGCTCTGGGCGTAGAGGGTGTCCAGGAACCTCGACTGCTCCCAGTCGGCGCCGTCAGGCGGCGCGCCCATCGACGGGTCGAGCTCGGGGGCGTCCGTCGCGGCGAGGAGCGTGAGCGGGACGGCCACCAGGCCGAGGCAGCCCTGCCCGACACAGAGCAGCAGCTGCCCGCCCGCGGCCACGAAGACCAGGATCCGGGCGATGTTGCTGCCCCGGCGCAGCGGCAGCGCGGTGGCGGCGAGCCAGCCCGCGAGCAGCAGGGCCGGGATCCCGATGAAGCACGCCATGAAGACGTTCCCGCTCCGCTCGTCGGAGACCTCGACCGGGTCGGCGTCGGGCACCCGGCGCAGGGCCTCGTCGATCTGCGCGTCGTAGCGCACCGCCTCGACGATCACCAGGCAGACGAGGGCGAGCAGGATGGCCACCGCGGCGAGCTGCAACCAGTACGCGACGGTGACCGGGCCGGGCCGGGCCGGGCGGGTCGGGCCGGCGCGACATCGGGAGGGGTCATGGCGGAAAGCTACGGCCCGCCGACGTTTTCCGCAGTCCCACTTTCGGTGGGGCCGGGGTCACTCCGCGGCGAGGCGTTCCGTGGCGTACTCCCGCAGGGTGGCGCGGCCCATGATGCAGCCGGTGAAGGTGGTGAATTCGGCCTCGTCGTCGCGCAGCCGCTCCCAGGCCGCCCGGCCGGCCGCCCGGTCGACGGTTTCCAGCAGCGCGGCCGCGTACGCCTTCCCGGCCGGCGACCCGTGCTTCAGCAGCCAGTCGACCTTCTTCCGGGCCTCCGCCGGCCGCTCCCGCAGGGCCTGCTCGACATGCCGGTACGCGTCCGTCGCCGGCAGGATCTGGCCGGCGATCCCCACCCCGCCGAACGCCAGCGTGTCCGCCGTCGCCAGCTCCTTGACGGCCGCGTCCAGCTCCCGCTCCTTCTTGCCCATCCCCAACATGCCCTCACTATTGCCCGGCGCGGCCGCCCCCGACCCTGTTGATCAAGGACTTTTCGTTCGCCGAGCGGGCCGCCGCCGACGCAAGCCGCTTGGTCAACGACGGCCGGCCCGGCCGACCCCGGTGTGGGGCGGCCGGGCCGGGCGGGTCGGTCAGGCGGCGGTGACGGAGAGGGCGTCCTTGGTGTCGGCGAGGTCGACGCGGACCGTGTCACCGTCGCGGATCTGGCCGGCCAGCAGCGCCTTGGCGAGCTGGTCGCCGATCGCCGACTGGACCAGCCGGCGCAGCGGGCGGGCACCGTAGATCGGGTCGTACCCGTGCTCGGCGATCCACATCCGGGCGGCGTCGGTGATCTCCAGGCCGAGCCGGCGGTCGGCGAGACGACGCCGCATCCGGTCCAGCTGGATGTCCACGATGGCGCGCAGGTCCTCGCCCTGGAGGGCGGCGAACACCACGATGTCGTCGAGGCGGTTGAGGAACTCCGGCTTGAAGTGCGACCGGACCACCGCGAGGACACCCTCCCGGCGCTGCTCCTCGGCCAGCGTCAGGTCGCTGATCACCGACGATCCCAGGTTCGAGGTGAGGATCAGGATCGCATTGCGGAAGTCCACGGTGCGGCCCTGGCCGTCGGTGAGCCGACCGTCGTCGAGCACCTGGAGCAGCACGTCGAAGACGTCCGGGTGGGCCTTCTCCACCTCGTCCAGCAGGATCACCGAGTACGGCCGGCGGCGCACCGCCTCGGTGAGCTGGCCGCCCTCCTCGTAGCCGACGTAGCCGGGCGGGGCACCGACCAGGCGGGCCACCGAATGCTTCTCGCCGTACTCGCTCATGTCGATGCGGACCATGGCCCGCTCGTCGTCGAAGAGGAACTCGGCGAGCGCCTTGGCCAGCTCGGTCTTGCCGACCCCGGTCGGGCCGAGGAAGAGGAAGCTGCCGGTGGGCCGATCGGGGTCGGCGACGCCGGCCCGGGCGCGGCGAACCGCGTCGGAGACCGCGCCGACGGCCTCGGACTGGCCGACCACGCGGGCCCCCAGCGACTCCTCCATCCGGAGCAGCTTGGCCGTCTCGCCCTCGAGCAGCCGGCCGGCGGGGATGCCGGTCCAGGAGGCGACCACGGCGGCGATGTCGTCCGCGCCGACCTCCTCCTTGAGCATCGCGCCGTCGGCCTGGAGCCGGGACAGCTCCTCCTCCGCCTGTTTCAGCTCGGCCTTGAGGGCGGGGATCCGGCCGTACCGCAACTCCGCGGCGCGTTCCAGCTCGCCGTCGCGCTCGGCCCGCTCGGCCTCGCCGCCCAGCCGCTCCAGCTCCTCCTTGGCGGTGGAGAGCTTGGTGATGTGGCTCTTCTCCAGCTGCCAGCGCTCGGAGAGCGCGGTGAGCTGCTCGCGCTTGTCGGCCAACTCCTTGCGCAGGCGCTCCAGCCGCTCGGCGGAGGCGGCGTCCGGCTCCTTGGCCAGCGCCATCTCCTCGATCTCCAGCCGGCGGACCGCCCGCTCGATCTCGTCCACCTCGACCGGGCGGGAGTCAATCTCCATCCGGAGCCGGGACGCGGACTCGTCGACCAGGTCGATCGCCTTGTCCGGCAGGAACCGGTCGGTGATGTAGCGGTCGGACAGCGCGGCAGCGGCGACCAGCGCGGCGTCGGTGATCCGTACGCCGTGGTGCACCTCGTAGCGCTCCTTGAGGCCGCGCAGGATGCCGATGGTGTCCTCGATGGTCGGCTCGCCGACCAGCACCGGCTGGAAGCGGCGCTCCAGCGCCGGGTCCTTCTCGATGTGCTCGCGGTATTCGTCGAGGGTGGTCGCGCCGACCATCCGCAGCTCCCCGCGGGCCAGCATCGGCTTGAGCATGTTGCCGGCGTCCATCGAGCCCTCGCCCTTGCCCGCGCCGACCACGGTGTGCAGCTCGTCGAGGAACGTGATGACCTGGCCGTTGGAGTTCTTGATCTCCTCCAGCACGGACTTCAGCCGCTCCTCGAACTGGCCGCGGTACTGCGCGCCGGCCACCATCGCGCCGAGGTCGAGCGAGACCAGCTTCTTGTCCCGCAGCGACTCGGGCACGTCGCCCGCGACGATTCGCTGGGCGAGGCCCTCGACGATGGCGGTCTTGCCGACGCCCGGCTCACCGATCAGCACCGGGTTGTTCTTGGTACGCCGGGACAGCACCTGGATCACCCGGCGGATCTCCGAGTCGCGGCCGATGACCGGGTCGATCTTGCCGTCGCGGGCGCTGGCGGTCAGGTCCACGCCGTACTTGGCCAGGGCCTGGTAGGTCTGCTCCGGGTCGGCGGTGGTGACCCGACGGTCCCCGCCCCGGACGGTCGGGAAGGCGGCGACCAGGTTCTCCTCGGTGGCCCCGGCGTTCTTCAGCGCGACCGAGACCGCGCCGCCCACCCGGGCCAGGCCGGCGAGCAGATGCTCGGTCGAGGTGTATTCGTCGCCGAGCGGCCGGGCGATCTGCTCGGCGGCGCCGATGGCGTTGACGAACTCCCGGGCCAGGGTCGGCTCGGCGATGCTGGAGCCGTGCGCGGCGGGCAGGGCGTCGACCGAGCGCTGGGCGACCCGGCGCAGCTCGGCGGGGTCGGCGCCGACGGCGCGCAGCAGGCCGGCGGCGGTCGAGCCCTCGGTGTCCAGCAGCGACAGCAGCAGGTGCCAGGGCTCCACGGTGGCGTGACCGCGCTGGTTCGCCAGCGCGACGGCACCGGTGATGGTCTCGCGGCTCTTGGTGGTGAGGCGTTCCGTGTTCATGGGCTCCCCTGGATCGGCGTGTCCACTGGAAAGGACACAACCAGAGTTGAGTCTATTCCGCTCAACTCCAACGGTGTGACCTGGCTCACTCCGAGCGCTGCCAGCGCCAGTCGAACTCGCCGGGGGCCGGCGGCGGCCCGGGCAGCGGCGGCTCCGGCTGAGCGAGGCCGGCCAGCAGGAGCGCCAGGTGGCGGCGGCGCAACTGCCGGGTGCGCTCCGGATCGGGCACGCGGATCGCGGCACACCCCTCCAGCAGCAGGCCGACGTCCTGCACCACCAGGTCGGCGCGGAGCCGGCCGCCGGCCCTGGCCCGTTCGACCAGTTCGGTGGTGAGCTGGCCGGACCGCACCGCGTCCCGCCCCATCTCCTCGGTCGGCGTGAAGGTGCCGGCCAGGTGGACGGTCAGCGAGTGCACGTCGGCGTCAACGATCCGCTCCAGGAAGCCGGTGAAGGCCCGCCAGCCGTCCGGCTCGGCGGCTGCCGCCTCGGCCTCGGCGACGTACCGGCGCAGACCGTCGTGGCAGAGCCGGCGCAGCAGGTCCTCCTTTCCGGCGTATCGGCGGTAGAGGGCGCTGATGCCCACCCCGGCGCGTTCGGCGACCGCGGCGATGGGCGCCTTCGGATCGTCGAGGAAGACGGCGCGGGCGGCTTCGAGGATCAGCTCGTCGTTCCGCGCGGCCTGGGCGCGGCGCCCGGCGAGCGGCGCGGGGGAACTTGGCATGACACCAGATTAGCAGTGGAACGGATCGTTCCGCTCTGTTATGTTGAAGCGGAACGGAGCATTCCGTTCTGAAGGAGGAGCCGTGTCGAACACCGCCATCCGCCCGTTCCGCGTCGAGATCCCGCAGGCCCAGCTGGACGACCTGGCCGACCGGCTGCGCCGGACCAACTGGCCGGGCGAGCTGCCGGGCGCCGACGGGGCGTACGGCATGACCACCGACCGGGTCCGCGGCCTGGTGACCTACTGGCTGGAGAAGTTCGACTGGCGGGCGGTGCAGGCCCGCCTCAACGAACACCCGCAGTTCGTCACGGAGATCGACGGCGAGCAGATCCACTTCCTGCACGTCCGGTCCGCCCGGCCGGACGCCACCCCGCTGGTGCTCACCCACGGCTGGCCCGGCTCGGTGGTCGAGTACCTCGACGTGATCGCCCCGCTGACCGCGCCCGCCGACCCGGACGCACCGGCGTTCCACCTCGTCATCCCGTCACTGCCCGGCTTCGGCTTCTCCGGCCCGACCCGCAGCGCCGGCTGGAACCGCTACCGCACCGCCCGGGCCTGGGCGGAGCTGATGGCCCGCCTCGGGTACGACCGCTACGGCGCGGTCGGCAACGACGGCGGCTCGATGGTGTCGCCCGAGGTCGGCCGGATCGACCCCGAGCACGTGCTCGGCGTCCACGTCACCCAGCTCTTCTCGTTCCCGTCCGGCGACCCGGCCGAGTTCGAGGGGCTGTCCGCGGCCGACCAGGCCGCGCTCACGCACCTCCAGTGGTTCTACGAGAACAAGTTCTCCTTCAACCAGGTGCAGAGCCAGCAGCCGCAGACGCTGGCGTTCGCGCTCGCCGACTCGCCGGCCGGCCTGCTCGCCTGGAACGCCCAGCTCTTCGACGAGAGCCTGGACCCGGAATTCATCCTGGCCAACGTGGCGATCTACTGGTTCACCGGCACCGCCGCCTCCGCCATGCGGTTCTACTGGGAGGACGCGCACACCACCGAGCACCCGACCGGGCCGACGACCACGCCGACCGGGCTGGCCATGTTCCCCGGCGACTTCCAGTCGATCCGCCGCTTCGCCGAACGGGACCACGCCAACATCGTGCGGTGGACGGCGTACGAGGCCGAGGTCGACGGGCGGGGCGACGTCGGCGGCCACTACGCCGCGCACGAGGCCACCGACGCGCTGGTCGGCGACATCCGGGAGTTCTTCGCCGGACTGCGCTGACCCGAGCGTCGGTGGCGGGCCCGGTCGGGCGAGGACGTCCGACGGGGCCCGCCGCGCAGCGCAGTCGGCCGTCACTCCGCGGCCAGCACCAGCCTGATCCAGCTCCGGTTCCCCACCGGGCCGACCGCCAGCACGATCTCGTCGGGGGCGCGGGCCAGCAGGGTGCCGTCAGAGAGCAAACGCAGGTGGTGCTCGGGGCCGACCGGCCAGGCCACCGGCTCATACCGGCCGTCGGCCACGATGCCCACCCCGTCCGGGCCGGTCACCGCCACCCGGCCGGCGCCGACCGGCACCGCCGACCGCACCCGGTCCGGGTGGCCATCCGCCCGGACCGGCTCCCACCGGCCCCGGTACCGCCAGAGCGCCGGAAAACCCGTCCGGTCGGGCCGCTCCCCGACCAGCCACGGCTCGGCGTCCGGGGCCCGCACCGGGCGGAGCACGCCCACCGCGCCGTTCGGGGCGGGCACCGCCGTCCGCTCCCAGCTCCGTCCCCCGTCGGCCGAGACCGCGGCGTACGGGCGACCACCGTCGTCCGCACCGGCCGCCACCAGCAGGTCACCGGCCTCCGCCACGGCCTGCACCCGGGGCAGGCCGGGCTGCACTGGCAGCGGGCGCAGGCGGCGGCCGTCCCACCGGGCCACCCGGCCCGCACCGTCGTCGGTCACCTGGAACCGGCCGTCCGGCCCGGTCAGCCCCGGTGGCGGCGCCACCCCCGGGTAGTGGGTGAAGGTGGCACCCCCGTCGGTCGAGGCGTACCAGCCGAACGGCTCGGCGCCCAGCACCAGCAGCCCGTTCGGGGCGTAGAGCTGCTGGTTCTCGGCGACCGGGTGGGGGTGCGGCAGCGCCCGCCAGGACCGCCCGCCGTCCCGGCTGGCGAAGAGCAGCGCCGGGCAGTCCCGCCCCGGCGGCCGGCCCTCGCAGGTGGCGAAGAGGGCGTACGCCCGCTCGGCGTCGACGAACTCGACGTGCGGCAGGTCGTACTTCTCGGAGACGGCGACCCGGACGTGGCGTACCTCGTCGACGTCGGCGACCGGCGGCGGTGCCGGCGTGCTGGCGACCGGCCGGGCCGACGCGGACGCCCGGTTCGGCGGCGGCCGGCGAACGTCCCCGATGGAGCAGGCCGAGAGCAGAGGCAGGAGCAGCAGGAAGATCGCTTTGTGACTCGTTCGCCGGTCCATCACCCCTCCAGCGCAGGGTAGCCTCACCGGGGTGCGAGTACGTGTCGAACAGACTGCCCTACCGGGGATCGGCGTACGTCACGATCTGGTGACGGAATCCGGCCGCCGCCTGGGTGTGGTCTCCCACCGCAATGGCCGCCGCGACCTGGTCCTCTACGACCCGGACGATCCCGACTCCTGCCAGGCGGACATACCGCTGACCGACGACGAGGCCGAGGCGCTCGCCGACCTCCTCGGCGCGTCGCTGATGCTCGGCCAGCTCTCCGGGCTGCGCGAGCAGGCCGCCGGGCTGCTCACCGAGCAGATCGCCATCCCGGCCGGCTCCAGGTACGTCAACCGGCGGCTGGGTGACACCCAGGCACGGACCCGCACCAGCGCCTCCATCGTGGCGGTGCTGCGTCAGGGCGAGGTGATCGTCTCGCCCGATCCCACCTTCCGGTTCGAGGCCGGTGACGTGGTGGTCGTGGTCGGTACCCGCCAGGGGCTCGACGGGGTGACCGCGATCCTCGCCGAGACCGACTCGGACGACTGAGGCGCATGCACGAAACCACGACACTGCTCGTCGAGGTCGGCGCGCTGCTGCTCCTGCTCGGCCTGCTCGGCCGGCTCAGCCGCCGGTTCGGCGTCTCGCCCATCCCCCTCTACCTGCTCGCCGGGCTCGCCTTCGGCCACGGCGGCCTGCTGCCGCTGAACGCCAGCGAGGAGTTCTTCGCCGTCGGCGCGGAGATCGGCGTCATCCTGCTGCTGGTCATGCTCGGCCTGGAATACAGCGCCAACGAGCTGGTCGGCAACCTCCGCTCGGCCGCCCCGGCCGGCCTGATCGACGCGGTGCTCAACGCGCTGCCTGGCTTCGCCTTCGCGCTGCTGCTCGGCTGGGGCTGGGTGGCCGCCGTGGTGCTCGCCGGCGTCACCTGGGTCTCCTCGTCCGGCGTGATCGCCAAGGTGCTCGGCGACCTCGGCCGGGTCGGTAACCGGGAGACCCCGGTGATCCTCTCCGTGCTGGTGATCGAGGACCTGGCGATGGCCCTCTACCTGCCGCTGGTCACCGCGCTGCTCGCCGGGGTCGGCCTGGTCAAGGGCGGCATCGCGCTCGCGGTCGCGGTGCTCACCGTGGTCCTCGTGCTGGCCGTCGCGATCCGGTACGGCCACCTGATCTCCGCCGCGCTCTCCGCGAAGGACCCGG
This sequence is a window from Micromonospora sp. NBRC 110009. Protein-coding genes within it:
- a CDS encoding WD40/YVTN/BNR-like repeat-containing protein, with amino-acid sequence MDRRTSHKAIFLLLLPLLSACSIGDVRRPPPNRASASARPVASTPAPPPVADVDEVRHVRVAVSEKYDLPHVEFVDAERAYALFATCEGRPPGRDCPALLFASRDGGRSWRALPHPHPVAENQQLYAPNGLLVLGAEPFGWYASTDGGATFTHYPGVAPPPGLTGPDGRFQVTDDGAGRVARWDGRRLRPLPVQPGLPRVQAVAEAGDLLVAAGADDGGRPYAAVSADGGRSWERTAVPAPNGAVGVLRPVRAPDAEPWLVGERPDRTGFPALWRYRGRWEPVRADGHPDRVRSAVPVGAGRVAVTGPDGVGIVADGRYEPVAWPVGPEHHLRLLSDGTLLARAPDEIVLAVGPVGNRSWIRLVLAAE
- a CDS encoding cation:proton antiporter, with the protein product MHETTTLLVEVGALLLLLGLLGRLSRRFGVSPIPLYLLAGLAFGHGGLLPLNASEEFFAVGAEIGVILLLVMLGLEYSANELVGNLRSAAPAGLIDAVLNALPGFAFALLLGWGWVAAVVLAGVTWVSSSGVIAKVLGDLGRVGNRETPVILSVLVIEDLAMALYLPLVTALLAGVGLVKGGIALAVAVLTVVLVLAVAIRYGHLISAALSAKDPEALLLGVLGLTLLVAGVAAKLQVSAAVGAFLVGIALSGPVAHHATELLSPLRDLFAAVFFVFFGLVTDPLDMPPVLLPALLLAVVTMGTKLATGWLAARRAGIAEPGRWRAGFALTPRGEFSIVIAGLAVAAAYPVEPKLAALATAYVLITVVTGPMLARLPDLPWFKRWLRRRSAPRPPVPVRVGD
- a CDS encoding TetR/AcrR family transcriptional regulator, which codes for MPSSPAPLAGRRAQAARNDELILEAARAVFLDDPKAPIAAVAERAGVGISALYRRYAGKEDLLRRLCHDGLRRYVAEAEAAAAEPDGWRAFTGFLERIVDADVHSLTVHLAGTFTPTEEMGRDAVRSGQLTTELVERARAGGRLRADLVVQDVGLLLEGCAAIRVPDPERTRQLRRRHLALLLAGLAQPEPPLPGPPPAPGEFDWRWQRSE
- a CDS encoding DUF2617 family protein, encoding MLVALDAPYVDTRAADLSLALGGPERPALHVRELTLPGGLRLRLRLLGASHQVVCGDLTETVACLPGRPPHLPDSLHDEAAGYRFTATVLRPAGDGLRTRVAALRAELAGDPYALVGVFPGDVDAVTALAVRPDPPDGSVAWRTWHAYPQTNELVLTETVVAL
- a CDS encoding DUF4247 domain-containing protein, coding for MTYRRWFVVGVAVAVIGALVAAFAIFYGNFSPRGYVEGHYRRAASRDLGSDALAYTSGRTPSQVSKEITDTWQPADQYVDGSGVYLRYDDDSVVILPIAAGSVILLERMTTAYPRYHHVVGGGWGWGRGSTVRGGGPGAGK
- a CDS encoding epoxide hydrolase family protein, with translation MSNTAIRPFRVEIPQAQLDDLADRLRRTNWPGELPGADGAYGMTTDRVRGLVTYWLEKFDWRAVQARLNEHPQFVTEIDGEQIHFLHVRSARPDATPLVLTHGWPGSVVEYLDVIAPLTAPADPDAPAFHLVIPSLPGFGFSGPTRSAGWNRYRTARAWAELMARLGYDRYGAVGNDGGSMVSPEVGRIDPEHVLGVHVTQLFSFPSGDPAEFEGLSAADQAALTHLQWFYENKFSFNQVQSQQPQTLAFALADSPAGLLAWNAQLFDESLDPEFILANVAIYWFTGTAASAMRFYWEDAHTTEHPTGPTTTPTGLAMFPGDFQSIRRFAERDHANIVRWTAYEAEVDGRGDVGGHYAAHEATDALVGDIREFFAGLR
- a CDS encoding DUF4178 domain-containing protein encodes the protein MNGSMAYLVATLGCLVGVAGVVIAVVAMRKARPGPRPPAPGDPFRDRDADALRGDPRKLKPGDVVEVRQVPYTVRGSVHLVEGGWSWAEHLLDDAGGVKRWLSVEEDPDLELVLWTREPSATVTPGAPTLEVAGRRYHWDESGQARYTATEGTGLDPRGTMRYHDYQAPGGARLSFEAYGEAGWEVNLGERLHRAEVMIYPQGGPEKVG
- a CDS encoding cation:proton antiporter regulatory subunit; protein product: MRVRVEQTALPGIGVRHDLVTESGRRLGVVSHRNGRRDLVLYDPDDPDSCQADIPLTDDEAEALADLLGASLMLGQLSGLREQAAGLLTEQIAIPAGSRYVNRRLGDTQARTRTSASIVAVLRQGEVIVSPDPTFRFEAGDVVVVVGTRQGLDGVTAILAETDSDD
- the clpB gene encoding ATP-dependent chaperone ClpB — its product is MNTERLTTKSRETITGAVALANQRGHATVEPWHLLLSLLDTEGSTAAGLLRAVGADPAELRRVAQRSVDALPAAHGSSIAEPTLAREFVNAIGAAEQIARPLGDEYTSTEHLLAGLARVGGAVSVALKNAGATEENLVAAFPTVRGGDRRVTTADPEQTYQALAKYGVDLTASARDGKIDPVIGRDSEIRRVIQVLSRRTKNNPVLIGEPGVGKTAIVEGLAQRIVAGDVPESLRDKKLVSLDLGAMVAGAQYRGQFEERLKSVLEEIKNSNGQVITFLDELHTVVGAGKGEGSMDAGNMLKPMLARGELRMVGATTLDEYREHIEKDPALERRFQPVLVGEPTIEDTIGILRGLKERYEVHHGVRITDAALVAAAALSDRYITDRFLPDKAIDLVDESASRLRMEIDSRPVEVDEIERAVRRLEIEEMALAKEPDAASAERLERLRKELADKREQLTALSERWQLEKSHITKLSTAKEELERLGGEAERAERDGELERAAELRYGRIPALKAELKQAEEELSRLQADGAMLKEEVGADDIAAVVASWTGIPAGRLLEGETAKLLRMEESLGARVVGQSEAVGAVSDAVRRARAGVADPDRPTGSFLFLGPTGVGKTELAKALAEFLFDDERAMVRIDMSEYGEKHSVARLVGAPPGYVGYEEGGQLTEAVRRRPYSVILLDEVEKAHPDVFDVLLQVLDDGRLTDGQGRTVDFRNAILILTSNLGSSVISDLTLAEEQRREGVLAVVRSHFKPEFLNRLDDIVVFAALQGEDLRAIVDIQLDRMRRRLADRRLGLEITDAARMWIAEHGYDPIYGARPLRRLVQSAIGDQLAKALLAGQIRDGDTVRVDLADTKDALSVTAA